Proteins from one Cryptomeria japonica chromosome 4, Sugi_1.0, whole genome shotgun sequence genomic window:
- the LOC131061131 gene encoding cysteine-rich repeat secretory protein 38-like: MLQITQRGVHTPNLNLVINDLSLNAPQNSGFNTSSHGQSPNKVYGLLQCTGDVSAAKCSECSSEASNMLRNLCDKAIGGEVWMYDCFLHYHNSNFFPKLDTIFYVLRNDRADKGNVKGFVSSTSTLLSNLSAQAIDPANNGYAVGSAKYSTSHEVYGLVMCLKVLSMEDCKSCLSRAWQNMEQCRSSKQGLQAMSGSCTARYEIYQFFDSSPSTSTTPPVAHGSTKATSETKSS; this comes from the coding sequence ATGCTTCAAATTACACAGAGGGGAGTACATACTCCAAACTTGAACCTAGTAATCAATGATCTGTCTCTTAATGCACCCCAAAATTCAGGCTTTAACACATCTTCGCATGGCCAATCTCCCAACAAAGTCTATGGCCTGCTCCAGTGTACAGGTGATGTATCAGCAGCGAAATGCTCAGAGTGTTCAAGTGAAGCAAGTAACATGCTTCGAAACCTTTGCGACAAAGCCATAGGTGGGGAAGTATGGATGTATGATTGCTTCTTGCACTATCATAACTCCAATTTCTTTCCAAAACTGGATACCATCTTCTATGTTCTCAGGAATGACCGGGCCGACAAAGGCAATGTGAAGGGTTTTGTGTCCTCAACCTCTActcttctctccaatttgtctgcTCAAGCTATTGACCCTGCAAATAATGGATACGCTGTGGGATCAGCCAAATATTCAACTTCGCATGAGGTGTATGGTCTAGTTATGTGCTTGAAAGTCTTATCAATGGAGGATTGTAAATCTTGTTTGTCTAGAGCATGGCAAAACATGGAACAGTGCCGTTCTTCAAAACAAGGACTTCAGGCCATGTCAGGAAGCTGCACAGCCAGATACGAGATTTATCAATTTTTTGATTCATCGCCATCAACATCCACTACTCCCCCGGTAGCCCATGGTAGTACTAAGGCAACTTCCGAGACAAAATCAAGTTAG